From Leptodactylus fuscus isolate aLepFus1 chromosome 11, aLepFus1.hap2, whole genome shotgun sequence, one genomic window encodes:
- the LOC142185024 gene encoding synaptosomal-associated protein 25-like, giving the protein MANKDRYDKDLQLKKRVDQVTDESLDITRRMVQLVEESKDAGIRTLVMLDEQGEQLERIDKGLNQINQDMREAEKNLTDMGKCCGLCSCDRLMNSATYRAAWGKSNDDVVSAQPSHVADERERMMMSGSYIRRVTKDSREDEMEENLNQVGSILGNLRSMALDVGNEIDIQNKQVEKIMEKVAVNQDRIQEANTKAKKILKSV; this is encoded by the exons ATGGCGAATAAGGACCGGTATGATAAAGATTTACAGCTGAAGAAGCGCGTGGACCAGGTCACTGATGAG TCTCTGGACATTACACGTCGCATGGTCCAACTGGTGGAAGAG AGTAAGGATGCTGGAATAAGGACGCTGGTGATGCTGGATGAGCAGGGAG AGCAGCTGGAGCGGATTGACAAGGGGTTGAACCAAATTAACCAGGATATGAGGGAAGCGGAGAAAAATCTAACGGATATGGGAAAATGCTGCGGCCTGTGCTCCTGTGACAG GTTGATGAACAGCGCGACCTACAGAGCCGCCTGGGGGAAATCTAATGACGATGTTGTCTCTGCGCAGCCGTCCCACGTTGCTGATGAAAGAGAGAGGATGATGATGAGCGGAAGTTATATCCGGAG GGTCACAAAGGACTCTCGAGAAGATGAAATGGAGGAAAACCTAAATCAAGTTGGCAGCATCCTGGGCAATCTCCGTAGCATGGCGCTGGATGTCGGGAACGAAATCGATATCCAGAACAAACAAGTCGAAAAAATCATGGAGAAG GTTGCTGTGAACCAAGATCGAATCCAGGAAGCGAATACGAAGGCCAAGAAGATTCTGAAGAGTGTGTGA